In Halovivax gelatinilyticus, the following are encoded in one genomic region:
- a CDS encoding ATP-binding protein: MGRHESVLFVDGSDRFTRVRESLKTATRSVSIESDADAIARSIRDRGVDVVVCTVDDKGPGVEAVRSIDASVPIVAILPDDVSPATALDAGATDCVTVADEGTGWETLIERRVDSALGSATRDIHRAHADALAATVDGERTLVCLVDDAYRHVTAVGTEPADGLTPDRFEGRTLETSPLDSSAIARVRAGYDAALDGEPHVTQITVDERPIRVETEPATTVDGYAIARYEAVVASRSVAADERTIRERIEQLREITQQLDDHGDVERVCEFVVETVSRLVDFDACVIGEAKGDAFDVLAATAAEPYASSTTLAAGDGIAGRTVETGRTHVIDDLDDEPTAAPTNDAYRSVLSIPMGAYGVFQAISTEPNAYTELDRKLGELLVVYATHAIAKLRFERALTHERDRFAALFQNIPDASIQYVFDGAEPRIESVNSAFVRLFGYEPDHAVGESVLDLLVPDDDRDDARTLYETVKDGDRVDAEVTRHTVDGSAPFLLRSVPVQSDDDSQRGYFIYTDISTLVEREHELKAKNERLDTFASIVSHDLRNPLSVAEGYLQAGLDTGEREHIEIVAEELDRMRRMVEDLLTLAREGEAVGDVTAVELDEVVEQAWDGVDTADATVSIGRLPTVEADAPRVRQLFENLFRNAVLHGGDDVDVTVASFEGGVYVADDGPGVPDELKSEILEMGVSTAKGDGGTGFGLSIVTQVAAGHGWDVEVTDSDCGGARFELRFDRDRDVAEETDDDRTASVDDAPDGTSATAEDVESSIPSIDGVERHE; this comes from the coding sequence ATGGGCCGTCACGAGTCCGTTCTGTTCGTCGACGGCTCCGATCGGTTCACCCGCGTTCGCGAGTCACTGAAGACGGCGACGCGATCGGTATCGATCGAATCGGACGCCGACGCAATCGCCCGGTCGATACGCGATCGAGGCGTCGACGTCGTCGTCTGCACCGTCGACGACAAGGGCCCCGGCGTCGAAGCGGTGCGATCGATCGACGCCTCGGTTCCGATCGTCGCCATCCTGCCGGACGACGTGAGCCCAGCCACCGCACTGGACGCCGGCGCGACCGACTGCGTTACCGTCGCAGACGAGGGGACAGGATGGGAAACCCTCATCGAACGACGCGTCGACTCCGCGCTGGGGTCGGCTACCAGGGACATCCACCGTGCACACGCCGACGCGCTCGCGGCGACCGTCGACGGCGAACGAACGCTAGTCTGTCTCGTCGACGACGCGTACCGACACGTCACCGCGGTCGGAACCGAGCCCGCCGATGGACTGACCCCCGATCGGTTCGAAGGGAGAACGCTCGAGACGTCCCCGCTCGATTCGAGCGCGATCGCACGCGTTCGCGCGGGCTACGATGCCGCTCTCGACGGCGAACCGCACGTCACCCAGATCACGGTCGACGAGCGCCCGATTCGCGTCGAAACCGAGCCGGCGACAACCGTCGACGGATACGCGATCGCCCGCTACGAAGCGGTCGTCGCCTCACGTTCGGTCGCGGCAGACGAGCGGACGATCCGCGAACGGATCGAACAGTTGCGGGAGATAACCCAGCAGTTAGACGACCACGGCGATGTCGAACGCGTCTGTGAGTTCGTCGTCGAGACCGTCTCTCGACTCGTCGACTTCGACGCGTGCGTCATCGGCGAAGCGAAGGGCGACGCGTTCGACGTCCTCGCAGCCACGGCAGCCGAGCCGTACGCGTCGTCGACCACGCTCGCCGCCGGCGACGGAATCGCCGGCCGAACCGTCGAAACGGGTCGGACCCACGTGATCGACGATCTCGACGACGAGCCGACGGCCGCACCGACGAACGACGCCTATCGGTCCGTCCTCTCGATACCGATGGGCGCCTACGGCGTCTTCCAGGCGATTTCGACCGAGCCGAACGCGTATACCGAACTCGACCGCAAACTCGGGGAGTTGCTCGTCGTGTACGCGACGCACGCGATCGCGAAACTCAGATTCGAGCGCGCCCTGACGCACGAACGCGATCGGTTCGCCGCGCTCTTTCAGAACATTCCCGACGCCTCGATCCAGTACGTTTTCGACGGCGCAGAACCACGCATCGAGTCCGTCAACTCGGCGTTCGTCAGACTGTTCGGCTACGAACCGGACCACGCCGTCGGCGAATCGGTCCTCGATCTGCTCGTTCCCGACGACGACCGAGACGACGCGAGGACACTGTACGAGACGGTCAAAGACGGCGACCGCGTCGACGCAGAGGTGACGCGCCACACCGTAGACGGATCCGCCCCGTTCTTGCTTCGAAGCGTTCCGGTCCAATCGGACGACGACAGCCAGCGCGGCTACTTCATCTACACCGACATATCGACGCTCGTCGAACGAGAGCACGAGCTGAAAGCGAAGAACGAACGCCTCGACACGTTCGCGTCGATCGTCAGCCACGACCTCCGGAATCCGCTGTCCGTCGCCGAGGGATACCTCCAGGCGGGGCTCGATACGGGCGAGCGCGAACACATAGAAATTGTCGCGGAAGAACTCGATCGCATGCGCCGCATGGTCGAAGATCTGTTGACGCTTGCCCGCGAGGGCGAGGCCGTCGGCGACGTCACCGCGGTCGAACTCGACGAAGTCGTCGAGCAGGCGTGGGACGGCGTCGACACGGCCGACGCAACGGTGTCGATCGGACGACTCCCCACCGTCGAAGCCGATGCGCCACGGGTTCGCCAGCTGTTCGAGAATCTCTTTCGAAACGCCGTCCTCCACGGCGGCGACGACGTCGACGTAACGGTCGCCTCGTTCGAAGGCGGCGTCTACGTCGCCGACGACGGCCCGGGCGTCCCCGACGAATTGAAATCGGAGATCCTCGAGATGGGCGTCTCGACGGCGAAAGGAGACGGCGGCACCGGCTTCGGCCTCTCGATCGTCACGCAGGTCGCCGCCGGTCACGGCTGGGACGTCGAGGTAACCGACAGCGACTGCGGCGGTGCCCGGTTCGAACTCCGCTTCGATCGCGACCGAGACGTCGCCGAGGAAACTGACGACGATCGAACAGCGTCGGTCGACGACGCCCCCGACGGCACATCGGCGACAGCCGAGGACGTCGAATCGTCGATTCCGTCGATCGACGGGGTCGAACGCCACGAATGA
- a CDS encoding DUF1328 family protein, which produces MFDGVVFQIGEGGFLYWAIAFFVLALVAAAVGARGIAGISMEIARIFVLLFIVLAIVALLL; this is translated from the coding sequence ATGTTCGACGGAGTCGTCTTCCAGATCGGAGAGGGCGGATTCCTGTACTGGGCGATCGCCTTTTTCGTCCTGGCGCTCGTCGCCGCCGCGGTCGGCGCCCGCGGAATCGCCGGAATCTCGATGGAGATCGCCCGTATCTTCGTCCTGCTGTTCATCGTCCTCGCGATCGTCGCACTGCTGTTGTGA
- a CDS encoding HVO_0649 family zinc finger protein — translation MSTGNPFERLRQSYAETASRCSSCGSGTDSSDWRVRTSGARIRYEHNCRSCGAADRRDLRL, via the coding sequence ATGAGTACTGGAAACCCCTTCGAACGACTCCGCCAGTCGTACGCCGAGACGGCGTCTCGGTGTTCCTCCTGTGGGTCGGGTACCGACTCGAGCGACTGGCGGGTTCGTACGTCCGGAGCGCGGATCCGATACGAGCACAATTGCAGGAGTTGTGGCGCCGCGGACAGGCGCGACCTTCGATTGTGA
- a CDS encoding archaeosine biosynthesis radical SAM protein RaSEA, whose protein sequence is MSTPTPEVYEQGKGMDAHNQVMREIRSRKEASYDPHEPTRVWLDEDNTPDGVMRSLTIILNTGGCRWARAGGCTMCGYVAESVDGGSVGHDALMDQIQVCLDHEADNADEPADLIKIYTSGSFLDEREVGAETRAAIGETFADRERMVVESLPDFVDREKIADFTRHGLDTDVAIGLETATDRVRHDCVNKYFDFADFEAACAEAAAADAETDDAAAGIKAYLLMKPPFLAESEAVSDMIASIERCAAVEGCHTVSMNPCNVQRYTMVDELYFNDGYRPPWLWSVAHVLEETAEIDAIVVSDPVGHGSDRGPHNCKECDDLVQKAIKDFNLRQDPSVFSQVSCDCEATWETVMELETSYNMPLVR, encoded by the coding sequence ATGAGTACGCCCACGCCCGAGGTATACGAACAGGGCAAGGGGATGGACGCCCACAACCAGGTGATGCGCGAGATCCGCTCGCGCAAGGAGGCGAGCTACGATCCCCACGAACCCACGCGCGTCTGGCTCGACGAGGACAACACGCCGGACGGCGTAATGCGGAGTCTGACGATCATCTTAAACACCGGCGGCTGTCGCTGGGCCCGCGCCGGCGGCTGTACGATGTGTGGCTACGTCGCAGAGAGCGTCGACGGCGGCAGCGTCGGTCACGACGCGCTGATGGATCAGATTCAGGTCTGTCTCGATCACGAAGCGGACAACGCCGACGAACCCGCCGATCTCATCAAGATCTACACCTCCGGGTCGTTCTTGGACGAGCGCGAAGTCGGCGCGGAGACGCGCGCGGCGATCGGCGAGACGTTCGCCGATCGCGAGCGGATGGTCGTCGAATCGCTGCCGGACTTCGTCGACCGCGAGAAGATCGCCGACTTCACCCGACACGGCCTCGATACCGACGTCGCCATCGGTCTGGAGACGGCGACCGACCGAGTCCGTCACGACTGCGTGAACAAGTACTTCGACTTCGCCGACTTCGAAGCGGCGTGTGCGGAGGCCGCCGCCGCTGATGCAGAGACGGACGACGCAGCCGCCGGAATCAAAGCCTACCTCCTGATGAAGCCGCCGTTTCTCGCAGAGTCCGAGGCCGTCTCCGACATGATCGCCTCGATCGAGCGCTGCGCGGCCGTCGAGGGCTGTCACACGGTCTCGATGAATCCCTGCAACGTCCAGCGCTACACGATGGTTGACGAACTCTACTTCAACGACGGCTACCGCCCGCCGTGGCTCTGGTCGGTCGCCCACGTCCTCGAGGAAACCGCCGAGATCGACGCGATCGTCGTCTCCGATCCGGTCGGTCACGGCTCCGATCGCGGCCCCCACAACTGCAAGGAGTGTGACGACCTCGTCCAGAAGGCGATCAAGGACTTCAACCTCCGACAGGATCCGTCGGTCTTCTCGCAGGTCTCGTGTGACTGCGAAGCGACCTGGGAGACGGTGATGGAACTCGAGACGAGTTACAACATGCCGCTGGTTCGGTGA
- a CDS encoding class I fructose-bisphosphate aldolase, with product MIPIDDSPIVRDGKVLILAMDHGLEHGPVDFEDVPEKLDPSTVFETATHDAVTAMAVQKGIAEGYYPSFEDDVNLLLKINGTSNLWMGEPDSAVNCSVEYAAELGADALGFTVYGGSNHEIEMVEEFRDVQEAGRAHALPTVMWSYPRGQGLKNDTKPSTISYATRLALELGADVAKVKYPGSKEAMAHAVQCAGDMKVVMSGGSKTSDYEFLSTVEAVMDAGAKGLAVGRNVWQREDPTRLLDALEKVIYEGETADAALDG from the coding sequence ATGATTCCGATCGACGATTCCCCGATCGTTCGCGACGGAAAGGTACTGATTCTCGCGATGGACCACGGCCTGGAGCACGGTCCGGTCGACTTCGAGGATGTCCCGGAGAAACTCGACCCATCGACGGTGTTCGAGACGGCGACCCACGACGCGGTGACCGCGATGGCCGTCCAGAAAGGGATCGCGGAGGGCTACTACCCGAGCTTCGAAGACGACGTCAACCTGCTGCTCAAGATCAACGGCACGTCGAACCTCTGGATGGGCGAGCCTGACTCGGCGGTCAACTGCTCGGTCGAGTACGCCGCCGAACTCGGCGCCGACGCCCTCGGCTTTACGGTGTACGGCGGTTCGAACCACGAGATCGAGATGGTCGAGGAGTTCCGCGACGTCCAGGAGGCTGGACGCGCCCACGCCCTCCCGACCGTCATGTGGTCGTACCCGCGCGGACAGGGACTCAAAAACGACACCAAGCCGAGCACGATCTCTTACGCGACCCGGCTCGCGCTCGAACTCGGCGCCGACGTGGCGAAGGTCAAGTACCCGGGAAGCAAGGAGGCCATGGCCCACGCCGTCCAGTGTGCCGGCGACATGAAGGTCGTCATGAGCGGCGGCTCGAAGACCTCCGATTACGAGTTCCTCTCGACCGTCGAGGCCGTCATGGACGCCGGCGCGAAGGGACTCGCCGTCGGGCGCAACGTCTGGCAGCGCGAGGACCCGACGCGCCTACTCGACGCCCTCGAGAAAGTCATCTACGAGGGCGAGACCGCCGACGCCGCCCTCGACGGATGA
- a CDS encoding class 1 fructose-bisphosphatase: MTAANAENDAVAEIVDVIADSAAEIRRGLVGRREDVDAENPSGETQAEADVWADELLAERLAAIEGVAEYASEERVEISQVGDGDLYVAVDPLDGSSNLKSNNTMGTVFGIYDEPLPAPGTSLVASGWILYGPITTMAFARDGTVTKYELTGGERTVVDPDVTIPDEPLVYGFGGRVPDWPADFEAYVREIESDDSLKLRYGGAMIGDVNQVLTYGGIFAYPALEGSPEGKLRLQFECNPIAHLVETAGGRSSDGSQSILAVEPTELHQRVPLHVGTESLIDRLESALA, from the coding sequence ATGACGGCCGCGAACGCCGAGAACGACGCCGTCGCGGAGATCGTCGACGTGATCGCCGATTCGGCAGCCGAGATACGTCGCGGCCTGGTCGGCCGGCGAGAGGACGTCGACGCGGAGAACCCGAGCGGCGAGACCCAGGCCGAGGCGGACGTCTGGGCCGACGAACTGCTCGCCGAGCGGCTGGCGGCGATCGAGGGCGTCGCCGAGTACGCGAGCGAAGAGCGCGTCGAAATCTCACAGGTCGGCGACGGCGACCTGTACGTCGCCGTCGACCCGCTCGACGGCTCGTCTAACCTCAAATCGAACAACACGATGGGGACGGTGTTCGGGATCTACGACGAACCGCTCCCGGCGCCCGGAACGTCGCTGGTCGCCTCCGGCTGGATCCTCTACGGTCCCATCACGACGATGGCGTTCGCCCGCGACGGAACGGTCACCAAGTACGAACTGACCGGCGGTGAACGTACCGTCGTCGACCCGGACGTCACCATCCCGGACGAGCCGCTGGTCTACGGCTTCGGCGGTCGGGTACCCGACTGGCCGGCGGACTTCGAGGCCTACGTGCGCGAGATCGAGTCCGACGACTCGCTCAAACTCCGCTACGGCGGCGCGATGATCGGCGACGTCAATCAGGTACTCACCTACGGCGGAATCTTCGCGTATCCCGCCCTCGAGGGCAGCCCCGAGGGCAAACTCCGGCTGCAGTTCGAGTGCAACCCGATCGCCCACCTCGTCGAGACGGCGGGCGGGCGCTCCTCTGACGGCTCGCAGTCGATCCTCGCTGTCGAGCCGACGGAACTCCACCAGCGCGTCCCGCTCCACGTCGGGACCGAGTCGCTGATCGATCGACTCGAATCCGCGCTCGCCTGA
- a CDS encoding SHOCT domain-containing protein has protein sequence MALTWFRSNGLLEDVGDLVVLVSVPFLVVISALALFGFTTLAALASIILVFVVLPVTLLSGDSVLSSNAESVSDPVSELRERYVAGELSEDEFERAIDRHLSTPDRDDVSKPDWNRQLDERTKAMESDRDRVLDDERR, from the coding sequence ATGGCGCTCACCTGGTTTCGGTCGAACGGACTACTCGAAGACGTCGGCGATCTGGTCGTGCTCGTCTCCGTTCCGTTCCTCGTCGTCATCTCGGCGCTCGCCCTGTTCGGATTCACCACGCTCGCCGCGCTCGCCTCGATTATTCTCGTCTTCGTCGTACTCCCGGTGACCCTGCTGAGTGGTGATTCCGTTCTCTCGTCGAACGCCGAGTCGGTCAGCGACCCAGTCTCGGAACTCCGCGAGCGTTACGTCGCTGGCGAACTCTCAGAAGACGAATTCGAACGAGCGATCGACCGGCACCTGTCGACACCCGATCGAGACGACGTCTCGAAGCCAGATTGGAATCGACAACTCGACGAGCGAACGAAAGCGATGGAATCCGATCGAGACCGAGTACTCGACGACGAACGACGGTGA
- a CDS encoding acyl-CoA carboxylase subunit beta, giving the protein MKVRIGAEASEAEASAIAAAMAEHVGGEVSVYVGDATDPAAVEDAPADGSEPDGDVSSPSEPTDALGPTEREELLREEIAEILAGGPEKYKEQLPEEDKLFVRDRIDLWFSGEGSDFLFEDGRFAEFDADDQLPADGLITGAATFEGRDVHFMANDYTVKRGSMAAKGVEKFLRMQQRALKTGQPVLYLMDSSGGRIDQQTGFFANREGIGKYYYNHSMLSGRVPQICVLYGPCIAGAAYTPVFADFTIMVEGMSAMAIASPRMVQMVTGEEISMQELGGAAVHARESGSADLVARDEEHARELVSDLITYLPDNADGTPPKTAGRPPARSPDGIDSVVPQEPNRGYDMVDLIHRVVDEGSYFELRPDYGKEIITAYARIDGRPVGIVANQPAHRAGAIFPDAAEKAAEFIWKSDAFNVPILYLCDTPGFMAGSQVEKDAILEKGKKFIYATSSATVPKQTVIVRKAYGAGIYAMGGPAYDPESVIGLPSGEIAIMGPEAAINAVYARKLSAIEDDDERAEMEAQLREEYREDIDIHRMASEVVIDEIVPPSELRTELANRFAFYEGMEKELPSKKHGTIL; this is encoded by the coding sequence ATGAAGGTACGAATCGGTGCGGAGGCGTCGGAGGCCGAGGCCTCCGCGATCGCCGCCGCCATGGCCGAACACGTCGGTGGTGAGGTCTCAGTGTACGTCGGTGACGCGACGGACCCGGCCGCCGTCGAGGACGCACCCGCAGACGGGTCGGAACCCGATGGCGACGTCTCTTCGCCGTCCGAACCGACGGACGCCCTCGGGCCAACCGAGCGAGAGGAACTCCTCCGCGAGGAGATCGCCGAGATCCTCGCCGGCGGACCGGAGAAGTACAAAGAACAGCTCCCCGAGGAGGACAAGCTGTTCGTCAGAGATCGAATCGACCTCTGGTTTTCCGGTGAGGGGAGTGACTTTCTCTTCGAGGACGGCCGATTCGCCGAATTCGACGCCGACGATCAGTTGCCCGCCGACGGGCTCATCACGGGCGCGGCGACGTTCGAGGGACGGGACGTCCACTTCATGGCGAACGACTACACGGTCAAGCGCGGAAGCATGGCCGCCAAGGGCGTCGAGAAGTTCCTCCGGATGCAACAGCGGGCGCTCAAAACCGGCCAACCGGTCCTCTACCTGATGGACTCCTCAGGCGGCCGGATCGACCAGCAGACGGGCTTTTTCGCCAACCGCGAGGGGATCGGCAAGTACTACTACAACCACTCGATGCTCTCCGGTCGCGTCCCGCAAATTTGCGTGCTCTACGGGCCGTGTATCGCCGGCGCGGCGTACACGCCGGTCTTCGCCGACTTTACCATCATGGTCGAGGGGATGTCGGCGATGGCGATCGCCTCCCCGCGGATGGTACAGATGGTCACCGGCGAGGAGATCAGCATGCAAGAACTCGGTGGTGCGGCGGTTCACGCCCGCGAGTCGGGCAGCGCCGACCTCGTCGCGCGCGACGAGGAACACGCCCGCGAACTCGTCTCCGACCTGATTACGTACCTGCCGGACAACGCCGACGGGACGCCGCCGAAAACCGCCGGCCGCCCGCCCGCACGCTCGCCCGACGGGATCGATTCGGTCGTGCCCCAGGAGCCCAACCGGGGCTACGACATGGTCGATCTGATCCACCGGGTCGTCGACGAGGGGTCGTACTTCGAGCTCAGACCCGACTACGGCAAGGAGATCATCACCGCGTACGCTCGCATCGACGGTCGACCGGTCGGAATCGTCGCCAACCAGCCCGCCCACCGCGCGGGCGCGATCTTCCCGGATGCAGCCGAGAAGGCCGCGGAGTTCATCTGGAAGTCCGACGCGTTCAACGTCCCGATCCTGTATCTCTGCGACACGCCCGGCTTCATGGCCGGCTCGCAGGTCGAAAAGGATGCGATCTTAGAGAAGGGTAAGAAGTTCATCTACGCGACGTCGTCGGCGACCGTTCCGAAGCAGACGGTGATCGTCCGCAAAGCCTACGGTGCGGGTATCTACGCCATGGGCGGGCCGGCGTACGATCCCGAAAGCGTCATCGGCCTCCCCTCCGGCGAGATCGCGATTATGGGTCCCGAGGCCGCGATCAACGCCGTCTACGCGCGCAAACTCTCGGCGATCGAGGACGACGACGAGCGCGCCGAGATGGAAGCTCAGCTTCGAGAGGAGTACCGCGAGGACATCGACATCCACCGGATGGCCAGCGAGGTCGTCATCGACGAGATCGTTCCGCCGAGCGAGCTGCGGACCGAACTCGCCAATCGCTTTGCGTTCTACGAAGGGATGGAAAAGGAACTGCCGAGTAAGAAACACGGTACGATTCTGTAG
- a CDS encoding DUF5658 family protein, protein MSTQNRQLGELSFLADATRFERVLWGLVGLSLVGDIVTTFVGLQMGLAESNPIARSAIDGWGVIGMIALKAGAVAVALFCRRFVEEPYQPIVPAALAIPWTAAVLVNLYMISLVA, encoded by the coding sequence ATGTCAACGCAGAATAGGCAGCTCGGCGAGTTGTCGTTTCTCGCCGACGCGACCCGATTCGAACGGGTGCTCTGGGGGTTGGTCGGACTCTCGCTGGTCGGGGACATCGTCACGACGTTCGTCGGACTGCAGATGGGCCTCGCCGAGTCGAATCCGATCGCGCGATCGGCGATCGACGGCTGGGGCGTGATCGGAATGATCGCGCTCAAGGCCGGTGCGGTCGCCGTGGCGCTGTTCTGCAGGCGCTTCGTCGAGGAGCCGTACCAGCCGATCGTCCCGGCGGCCCTTGCGATCCCGTGGACTGCGGCCGTCCTCGTCAACCTCTACATGATCTCGCTCGTCGCCTGA
- a CDS encoding nucleoside phosphorylase — protein sequence MTQPHLLVDEGDVHDLALVPGDPGRVDRIAGHCDRAETIAENREYKVVNATYEGRDLTICSTGIGSPSAAIAVEELAAVGVETIVRVGTTGALQRGLEIGDMVVATGAAKDEGTTKRYEDVELPAVPEYGVLSALVEAAEAHADRVDDAGATVHVGPITTDDAYYAETDAYVEKWEAAGLLAVEMEAAAIFTLARRKGLRAGAICTVDGNLVEGTQKGTDTDDEELPEKAKHNVSRAIDIALEAATTL from the coding sequence ATGACGCAACCACACCTGCTCGTCGACGAGGGGGACGTCCACGACCTCGCGCTCGTTCCCGGCGACCCCGGTCGCGTCGACCGGATCGCGGGCCACTGTGATCGCGCGGAGACGATCGCCGAAAACCGCGAGTACAAGGTCGTCAACGCCACCTACGAGGGGCGAGACCTGACCATCTGCTCGACGGGGATCGGATCGCCGTCGGCCGCGATCGCCGTCGAAGAACTGGCCGCCGTCGGCGTCGAGACTATCGTCCGGGTCGGGACCACCGGCGCGCTCCAGCGCGGACTCGAGATCGGCGACATGGTCGTCGCGACCGGAGCGGCCAAAGACGAGGGGACGACGAAGCGCTACGAGGACGTCGAACTCCCCGCCGTTCCGGAGTACGGGGTCCTCTCGGCGCTCGTCGAGGCGGCCGAAGCTCACGCCGACCGCGTCGACGACGCCGGCGCGACGGTTCACGTCGGACCGATCACCACCGACGACGCCTACTACGCTGAAACCGACGCGTACGTCGAGAAGTGGGAAGCGGCCGGACTGCTCGCCGTCGAGATGGAAGCGGCGGCTATCTTCACGCTGGCCCGGCGAAAGGGGCTTCGCGCCGGCGCCATCTGCACCGTCGACGGCAACCTCGTCGAGGGCACGCAGAAAGGGACCGACACCGACGACGAGGAGTTACCAGAGAAGGCGAAACACAACGTCTCGCGGGCGATCGACATCGCCCTCGAGGCGGCGACGACCCTGTAA
- a CDS encoding HalOD1 output domain-containing protein — protein MEYSRSTDEPTSVAVATALAQFEESMAIAPKTCLYEYVDPDALDALFADRPNGRSRPTGSVRFSTESATIVVRPEIVRVFDRVSRPPPE, from the coding sequence GTGGAGTACAGCCGATCGACCGACGAACCGACGAGCGTCGCCGTCGCCACCGCGCTCGCCCAGTTCGAAGAGTCGATGGCGATCGCTCCGAAGACGTGTCTGTACGAGTACGTCGATCCGGACGCACTCGACGCGCTCTTCGCCGATCGACCGAACGGACGTTCCCGACCGACCGGGTCCGTTCGCTTCTCGACGGAATCGGCGACGATCGTCGTCAGACCCGAGATCGTTCGCGTCTTCGACCGCGTGAGCCGCCCGCCGCCCGAGTGA
- a CDS encoding carbohydrate kinase family protein — protein MGRVLVAGHVNWDVTLRVDRLPEPDGEASIRDEYASCGGSGANVAASLSRLGEDVALYGSVGDDEYGDRAASSLESAGVDCTGVLTVSDAETARKYLLVDDDGAVSIVGDDGANEALSPADVDRRAVRRADHVHLTSQRPETAAAFASAAAVSDTSVSFDPGRRLAHRSYDETISHADVLFLTGREAELLGQRGDQAVALDGGITVLTDGGDGAAVYGPDGTVRHEGFDVTPVDTAGAGDAFAAGFLSKWRRDADVSETLRFANACGAIAATTTGSQPALSARRVERFLAAADGPM, from the coding sequence ATGGGACGCGTACTCGTCGCGGGCCACGTAAACTGGGACGTCACCCTTCGAGTCGACCGACTACCAGAGCCGGACGGAGAGGCCTCGATCCGCGACGAGTACGCCTCCTGCGGCGGGAGCGGAGCGAACGTCGCCGCTTCGCTCAGTCGACTGGGTGAAGACGTCGCCCTCTACGGGAGCGTCGGCGACGACGAGTACGGCGACCGGGCCGCGTCCTCGCTCGAGTCGGCCGGCGTCGATTGCACCGGCGTTCTCACCGTTTCCGACGCCGAAACCGCCAGAAAGTACCTCCTCGTCGACGACGACGGCGCGGTCTCGATCGTCGGCGACGACGGGGCGAACGAGGCCCTCTCGCCGGCCGACGTCGATCGACGAGCGGTGCGTCGGGCGGACCACGTGCACCTCACGAGTCAGCGACCCGAAACGGCCGCCGCGTTCGCGTCCGCCGCTGCAGTATCCGACACGTCCGTCAGTTTCGATCCGGGCCGACGGTTGGCCCACCGATCGTACGACGAGACCATCTCGCACGCCGACGTGCTCTTTCTCACCGGGCGCGAAGCGGAGCTGCTGGGTCAGCGAGGCGACCAGGCGGTCGCGCTCGACGGCGGAATTACCGTTCTCACGGACGGCGGTGACGGCGCCGCAGTGTACGGACCCGACGGCACGGTTCGACACGAGGGGTTCGACGTCACGCCGGTCGACACGGCGGGCGCCGGCGACGCGTTCGCCGCGGGCTTCCTCTCGAAGTGGCGTCGCGACGCCGACGTGAGCGAGACGCTCCGGTTCGCAAACGCGTGCGGGGCCATCGCCGCGACGACCACGGGCTCCCAACCGGCGCTTTCCGCGCGGCGGGTCGAACGGTTTCTAGCGGCAGCCGACGGCCCCATGTGA